The DNA segment GCAAGATTTTTATATTTCCCGATCATCAAGCAGTATTGTCACCGGACCGTTGTTGATCAGGCTGATATCCATTTTGGCACCGAAAATGCCCCTTTCGACGGTCAGTCCCGATTTTTCAAACTCATCCAGCAAGAGGTTGTATAAATGCTCCGCCGGCTCGGGGGGCAAACTGTTGGTGAAGCTCGGACGACGTCCCTTGCGGCAATCGGCATACAGCGTAAATTGCGAGATCACCAGAAGTTGTCCGCCGACATCCTGAAGCGAGCGGTTCATCTTCCCCTGTTCATCTTCAAACACCCTCAGGTTAAGGCACTTATCCGCCAGCCGTGGAATAGCCACTTCGTCATCACCGGCGCGAAAACCGGCCAGAATCAAAAATCCGTGACCAATTTCGCCCACAATTCGATTATCCACCGTTACTGAGGCGCGGTTGACTCTTTGTAATAGCAAACGCATATCCTTAACAATACGTGAATATATGGTATATACTATATTAAGGAAAGGGGTAAAAATCTTTTAATTAATGATTGCATTTAGGGGGTAAAAATCTTATCAATCATTTTACTCAGGAATAATCCAGGATGGAGAATATGAAATTATCAATAGGGATAGATATTGGATCGGTATCGGTTAAAATAGCCGTTCTGAACCAGACCGGCCGTATTTTAAAGACTATATACCGGCGTTTTCACGGCCGACCGTACCAGACGCTTAAAGAAATACTCGATACTCAATTTACCGAATTTACCGGTCAACCGGTACGACTGGGGTTTACCGGAATCGGGGCCAAAACCGGCGCCAATATCCTGGGCGGAAAATGTTTTGGAGAAATAAATGCTATCAGTACTGCCTCATTTACTCTTACCCCCGAAGTGGTTACCATTATCGAAATGGGTGGGGAAGATTCGAAATTCATCCAGATTGATCCGCATAAAAAAGTCGTTATTGATTTCAGCATGAATAATCTATGCGCGGCCGGAACCGGGTCGTTTCTCGATCAGCAGGCCGGGCGTTTGAAAATTTCCATCGAGAACGAGTTCGGTCGACTGGCCCTGAAATCAAAAAATCCCCCGAGGATTGCCGGTCGTTGCTCGGTTTTTGCCAAATC comes from the Candidatus Zixiibacteriota bacterium genome and includes:
- a CDS encoding D-tyrosyl-tRNA(Tyr) deacylase, which encodes MRLLLQRVNRASVTVDNRIVGEIGHGFLILAGFRAGDDEVAIPRLADKCLNLRVFEDEQGKMNRSLQDVGGQLLVISQFTLYADCRKGRRPSFTNSLPPEPAEHLYNLLLDEFEKSGLTVERGIFGAKMDISLINNGPVTILLDDREI